A stretch of the Panicum virgatum strain AP13 chromosome 9N, P.virgatum_v5, whole genome shotgun sequence genome encodes the following:
- the LOC120688013 gene encoding arsenate reductase 2.1-like: MARSVSYVSAAKLVSMARGNPRVAIIDVRDDERSHQAHIAGSHHYASGSFAARMPELVRAVSGKDTLVFHCALSQVRGPTCARMFSDYLSETKEDSGIKNIMVLERGFNGWEVSGQPVCRCTDAACKGTCL, translated from the exons ATGGCGCGGAGCGTGTCGTACGTGTCGGCGGCGAAGCTGGTGTCTATGGCGCGCGGCAATCCCCGCGTTGCCATCATCGACGTCAG GGACGATGAGAGGAGCCACCAGGCGCACATCGCGGGGTCGCACCACTACGCCAGCGGCAGCTTCGCGGCGCGGATGCCGGAGCTGGTGCGGGCCGTTAGCGGCAAGGACACCCTCGTCTTCCACTGCGCCCTCAGCCAG GTGCGAGGTCCAACATGTGCTCGGATGTTCTCAGACTATCTATCGGAGACCAAGGAGGATTCAGGGATAAAGAACATCATGGTACTGGAGCGCGGGTTTAACGGATGGGAGGTTTCAGGGCAGCCTGTCTGCCGCTGCACCGACGCTGCTTGCAAAGGGACGTGCCTTTGA
- the LOC120688006 gene encoding E3 ubiquitin-protein ligase RFWD3-like, with protein MPSGSGSRRRRPRRAGVEAAPPVVQVISSASGEEGGWEEDEDEEEESEGSSEGPRRLGGGEARVSAREGKASASGGEPDGTNLPSCPICMLAWTADGAHRVSCIPCGHVYGRYCLERWLLQYGKKKAPCPQCGKRYKENNIINLYVPEIAVPNNDLETQVLLLREKNESLEKQQAKLLEEIKEHKRQIMLQQNVIFDTSSKRQKMTERISDGVADAEPIASMEDIDHRNHCSFVLQNEILVDGARVMGIDASSQIILTSGRGPGVGAEHILTKISMFARQGMQKIDLPPDTKAIRDICILPRGHAVFASLGRKLSLFSMATNNVVLQYNLPAPSWSCSGDHTSSTYLYTGLQNGMLLVFDIRQTSAPLHCMMGLSTHPVHTIHSAVDGSGSRKVFSASSIGPCIWDVDGGEDRPNLLSGMENQGVCISLACAPLSSDLLVASYRPKVEQPDDNATPQAITPQSQAPTGSGKLGRHTLLRRTATTSFAKDQTCSGNVSDLRMSKSAIIPCGGNQLLFAYGDESLYGVRTWRLPSFQTHTNLRPHRQPILDLRFAESSAGGRYLGCLSVEKLQVFTVR; from the exons ATGCCGTCGGGGTCGGGCTCCCGaaggaggcggccgcggcgggcgggggTGGAGGCTGCTCCTCCTGTGGTACAAGTGATCTCGTCCGCCTCGGGTGAGGAAGGGGGttgggaggaggacgaggacgaggaggaggagagcgagGGATCCAGCGAGGGGCCGAGGAGGCTTGGCGGTGGGGAAGCTAGGGTTTCGGCGAGGGAGGGTAAGGCATCGGCGAGCGGAGGCGAGCCGGATGGGACGAACCTTCCCAGCTGCCCCATTTGTATGCTCGCGTGGACCGCCGACGGCGCGCATCGCGTGAG TTGCATTCCCTGTGGGCATGTCTATGGCAGATATTGCCTAGAGAGGTGGTTGCTACAGTACGGCAAGAAAAAAGCACCG TGTCCCCAATGTGGCAAGAGATACAAAGAAAACAACATTATCAACCTCTATGTACCAGAGATTGCTGTTCCCAATAATGATCTTGAAACG CAAGTATTGTTATTGAGAGAGAAAAATGAATCTCTTGAGAAGCAA CAAGCAAAGTTACTTGAAGAGATAAAAGAGCATAAG AGGCAGATTATGTTGCAACAAAATGTAATATTTGATACAAGCTCGAAGAGACAG AAAATGACTGAGCGGATATCAGATGGAGTGGCAGATGCTGAGCCAATTGCCTCAATGGAAGACATTGACCATAGAAATCACTGCAGTTTTGTTCTCCAG AATGAGATTTTGGTTGATGGAGCTCGGGTCATGGGCATAGATGCATCAAGTCAGATTATACTCACTTCTGGAAGGGGTCCTGGAGTTGGTGCTGAACACATCCTTACAAAG ATCAGCATGTTTGCTAGACAGGGAATGCAGAAAATCGACCTCCCTCCTGATACTAAAGCTATTAGGGACATCTGTATACTGCCTAGGGGCCATGCTGTTTTTGCATCACTAGGCAGGAAGTTGTCTCTTTTCAG CATGGCAACCAATAATGTTGTCCTTCAATACAATCTACCG GCTCCTAGTTGGTCCTGTTCAGGGGATCATACTAGTTCGACTTATCTTTATACTGGATTACAG AATGGGATGCTATTGGTCTTTGATATTCGTCAAACTTCGGCACCATTGCATTGTATGATGGGTTTATCGACACATCCAGTCCATACAATCCACTCTGCTGTAGATGGCAGTGGTTCCAGAAAGGTTTTCTCTGCTTCTTCTATAGGACCCTGCATTTGGGATGTTGATGGTGGTGAAGACAG GCCAAATTTGCTAAGTGGGATGGAAAACCAAGGGGTCTGCATTTCTCTTGCATGCGCCCCTCTATCAAGTGATCTCCTGGTGGCTTCCTACCGCCCGAAAGTTGAGCAGCCAGATGATAACGCCACACCCCAAGCGATTACACCACAATCACAGGCACCCACTGGTTCAGGAAAGCTAGGGCGCCATACACTCTTGAGGAGGACCGCCACAACATCCTTTGCCAAGGACCAAACCTGCAGCGGTAATGTAAGCGACTTGCGAATGTCAAAGTCTGCAATCATACCATGTGGAGGCAATCAGCTTCTCTTTGCCTATGGTGATGAGTCGCTGTATGGAGTCCGGACATGGCGTCTGCCTTCGTTTCAGACACACACCAATCTCAGGCCCCACAGACAACCGATCCTTGATCTAAGGTTTGCTGAAAGTTCAGCTGGGGGGAGGTACCTTGGGTGCTTAAGCGTAGAGAAGCTGCAGGTTTTCACAGTTAGGTAG